The Blastocatellia bacterium genome has a segment encoding these proteins:
- a CDS encoding IclR family transcriptional regulator, with protein sequence HNHKTITSPDKLIQDLQKVRARGYSLDDEEDELGVRCIGAPVFNHQGEVIAAISIAGTTSQITYDNIPELGRLVKETARKISTCLGFVS encoded by the coding sequence CCACAACCATAAGACCATCACCTCTCCAGATAAACTCATCCAGGACCTCCAAAAAGTTCGTGCTCGCGGTTACTCGCTCGATGATGAAGAGGATGAGCTGGGAGTGAGATGCATTGGCGCGCCCGTCTTCAATCATCAAGGCGAGGTCATAGCTGCTATTAGCATCGCCGGCACAACCAGCCAAATTACTTACGACAACATCCCCGAACTCGGGCGACTGGTCAAAGAAACGGCCAGAAAGATCTCAACGTGCCTTGGTTTTGTAAGCTAA